GGTGCCCACCGCGATTAGGGTATTCCCAATCACCCACGGGCTTACCCCCAAGGCGAAGGCGATCAGGCTTGCCGAGTCAATCACGAAATCGGCCCCGAGCGTCAGGGCGGAAATTCCGGCAACCACCATCCCGGCGTGTCCGAGGAGAAAGGCCGATCTGCCGTTAGCTGGGGATCGCCCCGGCCAAGCTGACTCCGGTCGGTCGGCCACCGTGCGGTGGACCATGAGCCAGGTGAAGGCCAGCATCGAAGCCAGTAGAAGGAACCCGTCGAACCGGCCTATCCGGGCATCACGGAGGGCCATCGCGAGAACGATCAGCTGGGTGGCGATCATGATCGGGCCCTCCTGAAACAGAGTCTTGGCCCCTACGCGCAGGGGGTGCACGACGGCGGCGAGCCCCAGAACCAATCCCACGTTGGCAATATTGCTCCCGACAACGTTGCCGAGGGAGAGGTCAGGTTTGCCCCGGAGGGCAGCCGCCAGGGAGACGACAAGCTCGGGAGCGGAGGTCCCAAACGCCACCACCGTGAGACCGACGATCAACGGGTGCACCCGCAACCGGCGCGCCAGACCGGAGGCTCCGCGAACCAGAGCCTCGGCGCCCAGAAACAGCGCGCCCACACCGAGAAGGAATTTCAATGAGGCCAAGAGCAAGACCAGACCTACGGTAGCCCAGGGGATTCGCTCGTCTTGCGCAATCTAAATACCGACCATCCCTGCCGATCGCGAAATCGTTGTTCGGCGAAACCGCGCGGAAGCAGGGAAAGCAACCTATGACAGAGCGAAGCCAGTCGTTGAACCTTGGGCATTGCTCCGGCTGGACTCAGGGCAAGCCTGCCCGCAACTTTCCGGAAGGAGAGGGATGGTGAATCTACGCGTGGACCTGCACGTGCATTCCTGCTACTCGCCCGATGCCATCTCCAAGCCGGAGACGATCGTCCGCGTGGCCAAACGGCGAGGAATCGACGTTGTAGCTATCACGGACCACAACCGCGTGGACGCCTGGGAGGAGATGCGAGTGGCTTCGCGACGGTGGGATATCTCCGTAGTGCTGGGCGAGGAGGTTCGCGTCTGGGAATCCGGTCTTCCCGTAGGGGAGCTGGTGTGCCTATTCTTGCGCGAGCCCATCAAGCCGGGATCGCTGGCCGACGTTATGAGGCAAGTACGCGAGCAGGGGGCCCTGGCCGCTGTGGCCCATCCCTTCTCATTTCGTCGGTTTGCCTTCCGCCGTCTGGATCTCCTGGACGGGTACAAAGACCTGCTTATTGAGGTTCGCAACGGTCGGACCTACTCTTCCCGCGCCAACCGGAAGGCTCTCGAATTGGCCTTACGCTCGGCCAGAGGGATCACCGCCGGAAGCGATGCCCACCTCCCCGCGGAGATCGGCAGTGTCTGGCTTGAGGTGGAGGCTTCCGACGTGGCCTCCCTTCGCCAAGCCCTAATGGAAGGCAGAGGGAGAATGGCCGGCAATCCTTCCCACCCGGCCTATTCGCTTTTCTCCGGCGTTCTCGGCAGATTGGGGTTCCGGATGTGACGGTTCCGGGACGAGGAAAGCCTCTCTCCCCGCGCCGGAGGTTTTCGGGGCAAAGTCCGAGGGGTAGCGCTGGTTCCCGCCAGGCGTCTGTCAGAGACAAGAGTTCGGGGGTAATGCCGTCTTTCCTTCCGGCCCTCGCGCATTGGATCCTCGGGAACGGGCCATGTCCTCCCTTGGCATTAGCGGTCGTCAGGCGGGATGGAGGTTGCCTGGAGACGAGTGGTCCGGGTGCGAGCCAGTGCGCTCGATGGGCCGGAAATGGCGTTTCCTAAACCCCTTGCATTTTAGGGACGTGTCGAGTATATTGGGCGCGCTTTGGAGAGATGGTGAGCGTAGCTCAACGGCAGAGCACCAGGCTGTGGCCCTGGGGGCTGTGGGTTCGAATCCCATCGCTCACCCCCACCGTCCCCATCGTCTAGAGGCCTAGGACTCGGGATTTTCGATCCCGCAACGGGGGTTCGAATCCCCCTGGGGACACAAGAGCGGACGCGAGAGTGTCCGCTCTTTTTCGTTTTGGCGCCTCGCAAGGGTGGCCAGACGAGTTAGCACT
This genomic stretch from candidate division KSB1 bacterium harbors:
- a CDS encoding calcium/sodium antiporter translates to MLLASLKFLLGVGALFLGAEALVRGASGLARRLRVHPLIVGLTVVAFGTSAPELVVSLAAALRGKPDLSLGNVVGSNIANVGLVLGLAAVVHPLRVGAKTLFQEGPIMIATQLIVLAMALRDARIGRFDGFLLLASMLAFTWLMVHRTVADRPESAWPGRSPANGRSAFLLGHAGMVVAGISALTLGADFVIDSASLIAFALGVSPWVIGNTLIAVGTSLPELATSVVASYRREDDISVGNVVGSNIFNVLLILGAVSVVSPLPIPSGTTHFELPAMVLFSILAVGLMFTGRRLTRTEGLLLVVLYSLFVKRLV
- a CDS encoding PHP domain-containing protein, with protein sequence MVNLRVDLHVHSCYSPDAISKPETIVRVAKRRGIDVVAITDHNRVDAWEEMRVASRRWDISVVLGEEVRVWESGLPVGELVCLFLREPIKPGSLADVMRQVREQGALAAVAHPFSFRRFAFRRLDLLDGYKDLLIEVRNGRTYSSRANRKALELALRSARGITAGSDAHLPAEIGSVWLEVEASDVASLRQALMEGRGRMAGNPSHPAYSLFSGVLGRLGFRM